A window of the Clostridia bacterium genome harbors these coding sequences:
- a CDS encoding CPBP family intramembrane glutamic endopeptidase: MITDKSIRQKRMRVLIIYILIFFTVWTIYELVFSTNVYSNNDVLNIIVKNSIKYIVWTVPVFILLKYIYKTNPISYLKLNSNAIRGLIWGIVIGIFIVIYHVIRNYIMGDGKFDFNIDIYTWIHRIILIGLTEEIVFRGFILQKLQEGIEFKYANAISSVLFVLIHFPKWYMSGILSFEKITYFILSTAFVLGFGLLQGYVLKRTKSLWACMIIHSFNNLISTAMKV, encoded by the coding sequence TTGATAACAGACAAAAGTATAAGGCAAAAAAGAATGAGAGTACTTATAATATATATTTTAATATTTTTTACAGTATGGACTATTTATGAGTTGGTTTTTTCTACAAATGTTTATAGTAATAATGATGTTTTGAATATTATAGTAAAAAATAGTATTAAATATATTGTCTGGACTGTTCCTGTTTTCATACTTCTCAAATATATTTATAAAACAAATCCGATTTCATATCTAAAATTAAATAGTAATGCGATAAGAGGGCTAATATGGGGAATTGTTATTGGAATTTTTATAGTTATATACCATGTTATAAGAAATTATATTATGGGAGATGGTAAGTTTGATTTTAATATTGATATATACACATGGATACATAGAATTATTCTAATAGGTTTAACAGAAGAAATTGTATTCAGAGGATTTATATTGCAGAAACTCCAAGAGGGAATAGAATTCAAGTATGCCAATGCTATATCATCAGTTTTATTTGTACTGATACATTTTCCTAAATGGTATATGAGTGGAATACTGAGTTTTGAAAAAATTACTTACTTTATTTTATCCACAGCGTTTGTATTGGGATTTGGATTATTGCAAGGATATGTATTGAAAAGAACAAAATCTTTATGGGCATGCATGATAATTCATTCATTTAACAATCTAATTAGTACAGCTATGAAGGTTTAA
- a CDS encoding GNAT family N-acetyltransferase has translation MDNIHRLKEVHLKSCTELYMKVFNAEPWNDEWTTESAYNRLNDILISPNFIGVYYEKDNEIKAAVFGNCEHWFEGMHYDLKEMFVSTELQGRGIGSKLLKYLEERLKKLGVITILLFTSKENRTSYFYEKSGFSELEDMTMMAKDI, from the coding sequence TTGGATAATATACATAGATTGAAAGAAGTTCACTTAAAAAGCTGTACAGAATTATACATGAAAGTATTTAATGCAGAGCCATGGAATGATGAATGGACTACGGAATCCGCATATAACAGACTTAACGACATACTCATATCGCCAAATTTTATTGGTGTTTATTATGAGAAAGATAATGAAATAAAAGCTGCAGTATTTGGCAACTGTGAACATTGGTTTGAAGGCATGCATTACGATTTGAAGGAAATGTTTGTCTCAACAGAATTGCAAGGAAGAGGTATCGGAAGCAAACTGCTGAAATACTTGGAAGAACGATTGAAAAAACTAGGAGTAATTACGATATTGCTTTTTACATCAAAAGAGAATAGAACGAGTTACTTTTATGAGAAAAGTGGCTTTAGTGAGCTTGAGGATATGACTATGATGGCTAAAGATATTTAG
- a CDS encoding YqhR family membrane protein has translation MKILKTCFEFLWKGLVIGFLNLVTLTIVGGVLTSLGVKFPEVKGDFSFILYIMFLSGFIISIIGGIIVKQLHLPKSKVFVALFLMFFLNVVTQMLEALFFAPGLVSWETAPAIFGQQSIMYLFISAGITLLFRYNGETEQAGKRQKRSWRGWLGRILVSSGSYVLFYFIFGSINAALITGDYYRSEISGLHLPSTLEILMLEPIRAALLVLSVIPLIMYLRVSKKKCAAIVGMVLFILGGLLPMLQQLNTLPTAVAVSSIFEMFFQFFLTGVVITYIFLYEKPTIQESPSVSDAEKGNGSGLN, from the coding sequence TTGAAAATATTAAAGACATGCTTTGAGTTTTTATGGAAGGGTTTGGTGATAGGATTTCTAAATTTAGTAACTCTAACGATAGTTGGTGGAGTTCTTACAAGCCTTGGAGTGAAATTCCCTGAGGTAAAAGGTGATTTCAGTTTTATCTTATATATCATGTTTTTATCCGGATTTATTATTTCAATTATTGGTGGAATAATTGTTAAGCAGCTGCACTTACCGAAATCAAAGGTCTTCGTTGCTCTATTTCTAATGTTTTTTTTGAATGTTGTTACACAGATGCTGGAGGCATTGTTCTTTGCTCCTGGGTTAGTGAGTTGGGAAACTGCGCCAGCGATATTTGGACAACAATCTATAATGTATCTTTTTATAAGCGCTGGAATTACATTGTTATTTAGATATAATGGGGAAACAGAACAAGCTGGAAAAAGGCAAAAGAGGAGTTGGCGCGGATGGCTCGGGAGAATACTTGTGAGTTCTGGCAGTTATGTGCTGTTTTATTTTATTTTCGGAAGTATCAATGCAGCGTTGATTACTGGAGATTATTATAGGTCTGAAATTAGCGGACTGCATCTACCAAGTACACTTGAAATATTAATGCTGGAACCTATCCGCGCAGCTTTGCTGGTTTTATCTGTTATACCACTTATAATGTATTTGAGAGTATCAAAGAAAAAATGCGCGGCAATAGTGGGGATGGTACTTTTTATTTTAGGTGGATTACTTCCTATGCTCCAGCAATTAAATACTTTACCAACAGCAGTTGCAGTAAGCAGTATTTTCGAAATGTTTTTTCAGTTCTTTTTAACTGGAGTAGTTATAACTTATATTTTCCTATATGAAAAGCCTACTATTCAGGAATCACCTTCTGTGTCAGATGCTGAAAAAGGTAATGGATCAGGTTTAAACTAA
- the ychF gene encoding redox-regulated ATPase YchF — protein MKLGIVGLPNVGKSTLFNAITQAGAESANYPFCTIEPNVGVVAVPDERLTKLAEIYASKKIVPTAIEFYDIAGLVKGASKGEGLGNKFLSHIREVEAIVHVVRCFEDGDIVHVDGSVNPLRDIETINFELIFSDIELLERRLQRSQKAAKGDKTLAAEVELIQNAMAVMGEGKSIRTLDLSDEQKELVKSFNLLSSKPIIYVANVAEEDLANDGNSNPHVASVRKFASTEDAEVVVVSAQIEEEISQLPEEERIEFLNDLGLDKSGLDKLVQASYKLLGLISFLTAGPMESRAWTIKAGTPAPQAAGKIHSDIERGFIRAEIIAYDDLMAHGGSMTSAKEKGLVRIEGKEYIMKDGDVVNFRFNV, from the coding sequence ATGAAACTTGGAATTGTAGGTCTACCAAATGTAGGAAAAAGCACACTCTTTAACGCTATTACCCAAGCTGGAGCAGAATCTGCCAATTACCCATTCTGTACAATTGAGCCAAACGTAGGTGTAGTTGCAGTACCTGACGAAAGACTGACAAAACTAGCTGAGATATATGCATCAAAGAAAATAGTCCCAACTGCTATTGAATTCTATGATATAGCAGGACTAGTAAAAGGTGCAAGTAAAGGAGAGGGACTGGGAAATAAGTTTCTTTCACATATCCGCGAAGTTGAAGCTATCGTGCATGTTGTCAGGTGTTTCGAAGATGGAGACATTGTCCATGTAGATGGAAGCGTAAATCCTCTTAGAGATATCGAAACGATAAATTTTGAGTTAATATTCTCCGATATTGAGCTGCTTGAAAGAAGACTTCAAAGATCTCAGAAAGCCGCAAAGGGAGATAAAACTTTAGCTGCTGAGGTTGAATTAATTCAAAATGCAATGGCAGTGATGGGCGAAGGTAAATCAATTAGAACATTGGACCTGTCCGATGAGCAGAAAGAGCTTGTTAAATCCTTCAATCTCCTAAGCTCAAAGCCAATTATTTATGTCGCCAATGTAGCTGAAGAAGATTTGGCCAATGATGGCAACTCAAACCCTCATGTAGCAAGTGTAAGAAAATTTGCGTCTACAGAAGATGCTGAAGTGGTTGTTGTTTCTGCGCAGATAGAAGAAGAGATATCACAGTTGCCAGAGGAAGAAAGAATCGAATTCCTTAATGATCTGGGACTTGATAAATCAGGCCTCGATAAATTAGTACAGGCAAGCTACAAGCTGCTGGGACTTATAAGCTTTTTGACTGCAGGACCTATGGAGTCAAGAGCATGGACCATAAAAGCCGGTACCCCGGCGCCTCAAGCAGCCGGTAAAATTCACTCTGATATAGAAAGAGGCTTCATCCGTGCCGAGATAATAGCTTATGATGATCTAATGGCTCATGGTGGCAGCATGACATCTGCTAAGGAAAAAGGACTTGTGAGGATTGAAGGTAAAGAATACATCATGAAAGATGGCGACGTCGTAAACTTTAGATTTAACGTATAG
- a CDS encoding GNAT family N-acetyltransferase: MKTVNLKDGRKITIRNASKSDAASMLKFIDIICRETAYLTFGEGEFQMSIEEEENLIESKSKTDNALFLVAEINDEIVGNLSFSAGMRKRLRHVGEFGVSVRGDHWGLGIGRALIEYLIDWAGTTGIVRKINLRVRTDNEKAIKLYKSLGFEVEGRLLRDLMIDNKFFDSYQMGLKLD, from the coding sequence ATGAAAACAGTAAACTTGAAAGATGGAAGGAAAATAACTATTCGGAATGCTTCGAAGTCCGATGCTGCATCAATGCTAAAGTTTATAGATATTATTTGCAGGGAGACTGCTTATCTTACTTTTGGTGAGGGCGAATTTCAAATGTCTATTGAAGAAGAGGAAAATTTGATTGAAAGTAAAAGTAAAACTGACAATGCTCTATTCTTAGTTGCTGAGATCAATGACGAAATTGTTGGGAACTTGAGCTTTAGTGCTGGAATGCGAAAGAGATTAAGACATGTTGGAGAGTTTGGAGTTAGTGTCAGAGGCGATCATTGGGGACTTGGAATCGGGAGGGCATTAATTGAATATTTGATTGATTGGGCTGGAACGACTGGTATAGTAAGAAAGATCAACCTAAGGGTAAGAACGGATAATGAGAAGGCAATCAAACTCTATAAGAGTCTTGGTTTTGAAGTGGAAGGAAGATTATTAAGAGATCTTATGATTGATAACAAGTTTTTTGATAGTTACCAAATGGGACTAAAGTTAGATTAA
- a CDS encoding GNAT family N-acetyltransferase has translation MIRFLKASEEDAESLVKIQIRAFSIDVDFCGEGPPGYDSVERQIELMGSHIYYKIVDEDKLIGGFYIHSKQNGYYEIIRLFVEPTYQGKGIGCMALKYIEELFDDLGLLELEASDFRKDNHAFYKSRGYVKVGEKEYSEGGFSYIYQKIF, from the coding sequence ATGATTAGATTTTTAAAAGCATCGGAAGAGGATGCAGAATCGTTGGTAAAAATTCAGATTAGAGCCTTTTCTATAGATGTTGATTTTTGTGGAGAAGGACCTCCTGGTTATGACTCAGTTGAAAGACAAATCGAATTAATGGGAAGTCATATTTACTATAAGATAGTTGATGAGGATAAACTCATTGGAGGTTTTTATATACACTCCAAACAAAATGGGTATTACGAAATCATAAGACTATTTGTTGAACCGACCTATCAAGGTAAGGGGATAGGCTGCATGGCTTTGAAGTATATTGAAGAGTTGTTTGATGATTTAGGGCTGCTTGAATTGGAGGCATCAGACTTCAGAAAGGATAACCATGCTTTTTATAAGAGCAGGGGATATGTGAAGGTCGGAGAGAAAGAGTATTCTGAGGGTGGTTTTTCTTACATATACCAGAAGATTTTCTGA
- a CDS encoding GNAT family N-acetyltransferase — MELRYATLNDLQGVYKLICELEMTGMPIIEFESIYSQNINRNDVHYLVVEEKGELIAFASMHIQSLLHHSADVAEIQELIIQNDFRGKGTGSKLIDKLVEISKEKKCELIEVSCNRKRIDSHEFYEHNGFSKSHYKFTLR; from the coding sequence ATGGAATTAAGATATGCGACATTGAATGATTTACAGGGTGTCTATAAGCTGATTTGTGAGCTAGAAATGACAGGGATGCCAATTATAGAATTTGAGAGCATATATTCGCAGAACATAAATAGGAATGATGTTCACTATTTAGTCGTTGAGGAGAAGGGTGAATTAATTGCTTTTGCAAGTATGCATATACAAAGTCTTTTACATCATTCTGCAGATGTCGCTGAGATTCAAGAGTTGATTATTCAAAATGACTTCAGGGGCAAAGGCACTGGTTCGAAGCTAATAGATAAATTGGTTGAAATAAGTAAAGAAAAGAAATGTGAGCTTATAGAAGTATCCTGTAATAGAAAGAGAATAGATTCACATGAATTTTATGAACATAATGGTTTCAGTAAAAGCCATTATAAATTTACTTTACGCTGA
- a CDS encoding 2-dehydropantoate 2-reductase N-terminal domain-containing protein, giving the protein MDKSNTKILIVGAGVIGSIYAVKLSKVGYSVTMYARSRRLDELQENGLVFQNTNTNRVEKADVKIISTLSDEDFYDFIFVTVRYEQIEAALSDIKSNCSQNIITLVNNPFGYDKWEGIVGKGRIIPAFPGAGGKIESGVLCYKITTRLVQSTTIGELSSGRSPRVMRLYKLLKSSDFPVSICNDMDAWQKSHLAMVIPMANSIYFDGGNNYTTAQNKEAIHNMSLSLKENFVFLKASGIAVTPFKLNVFRFCPVWILNIILKQLYRTKFSEILISNHALNAKQEMGLLSNEFAELARSKGFYLRYLKKQSHSL; this is encoded by the coding sequence ATGGACAAGTCTAATACAAAGATATTAATTGTGGGTGCAGGCGTTATAGGCAGTATATATGCTGTGAAATTATCAAAGGTTGGTTATTCAGTGACGATGTATGCCCGTTCCAGAAGATTGGATGAGCTTCAAGAAAATGGTCTTGTTTTTCAGAATACTAATACTAATAGAGTGGAGAAGGCTGATGTCAAAATTATTAGTACACTTTCTGATGAGGATTTCTATGATTTTATCTTTGTCACAGTCCGATATGAACAGATTGAAGCTGCCCTGTCAGATATAAAGAGTAATTGCAGCCAGAACATAATCACTTTGGTGAATAATCCTTTTGGTTATGACAAATGGGAAGGAATAGTCGGGAAGGGCAGAATAATACCGGCTTTTCCAGGTGCTGGAGGCAAGATTGAAAGTGGAGTATTGTGTTATAAGATAACTACAAGGCTTGTTCAGTCCACAACAATTGGAGAGCTCTCAAGTGGGAGAAGCCCTAGGGTGATGAGACTATACAAGTTACTAAAATCCAGTGATTTTCCTGTCAGCATCTGCAATGATATGGATGCATGGCAGAAGTCGCATCTTGCAATGGTTATACCCATGGCAAATTCTATATATTTTGATGGGGGAAATAATTATACTACAGCTCAGAATAAAGAAGCTATACATAACATGAGCTTGTCATTAAAAGAGAATTTTGTTTTTCTAAAAGCTTCCGGTATTGCAGTTACTCCTTTTAAGTTGAATGTTTTCAGATTCTGTCCTGTATGGATTTTGAATATCATACTTAAGCAGCTATATAGAACGAAGTTTTCTGAGATACTGATTAGTAATCATGCTTTAAACGCTAAGCAGGAGATGGGTTTGCTAAGTAATGAATTTGCTGAGTTAGCTCGTAGTAAGGGTTTTTATTTGAGATACCTAAAAAAGCAGTCACATTCATTATAG
- a CDS encoding GNAT family N-acetyltransferase, translating to MEHKIRWSIEQDAKDLGLIHSQAWRVEYKNIIPDEILDKYTPSRREEHFKNAIIYKTEETAVIESSGKVIGFITLGRSRDSDSTSECGEVWGIYISPDYWRRGFGTILLNWGLRELGLRGFIKVTLWVLEDNKNARSFYEKQGFKFDGTVKEIEIGKQLNEVRYVKDYDGGHQI from the coding sequence ATGGAACACAAGATTCGTTGGTCTATAGAGCAGGATGCAAAAGATTTAGGACTTATTCATTCACAGGCTTGGAGGGTTGAATACAAGAATATTATTCCTGATGAGATTCTGGACAAATATACTCCATCCAGGCGAGAAGAGCATTTCAAGAATGCAATTATATATAAAACTGAGGAAACTGCAGTTATTGAATCAAGTGGAAAGGTAATTGGCTTTATCACTTTAGGTCGAAGCAGGGACAGTGACTCAACCTCTGAATGTGGTGAGGTATGGGGGATATACATATCGCCTGACTATTGGCGAAGGGGTTTTGGTACAATACTGCTTAATTGGGGTCTAAGAGAACTTGGCTTAAGGGGCTTTATAAAAGTGACGCTCTGGGTTTTAGAAGATAACAAGAATGCACGAAGTTTTTATGAAAAGCAGGGGTTTAAGTTCGATGGGACTGTAAAAGAAATTGAAATAGGCAAACAGTTAAATGAGGTCAGATATGTAAAAGACTATGATGGTGGGCACCAAATATAA
- a CDS encoding HD domain-containing protein, which yields MNQKQMIEEISNLVEETCKMDTNKFGYGIWSHHIVYVVQYAKQLAAMLGADCEVVEIAALLHDYAGIKDSSLAEKHQLHGATEAERILGKYDYSPEKIEQVKRCILFHRGSILSERRSPEGECVASADAMSHIDQVASLLYLAYTKHCMTIDEGKAWVLSKLERSWNKLCPEAREIIREDYLCAKKILE from the coding sequence ATGAATCAGAAACAAATGATTGAAGAAATAAGCAATCTTGTTGAAGAGACGTGTAAAATGGATACAAATAAGTTTGGGTATGGTATATGGAGCCATCATATAGTATATGTTGTGCAATATGCAAAACAGCTAGCTGCAATGTTGGGTGCTGATTGTGAAGTGGTAGAAATTGCGGCTCTGCTGCATGATTATGCTGGTATAAAGGACAGTTCTTTGGCTGAAAAGCATCAACTTCATGGAGCAACTGAAGCAGAAAGGATTCTCGGAAAATATGATTACTCCCCAGAAAAGATTGAGCAGGTTAAGCGTTGTATTTTGTTTCACAGAGGCAGCATATTATCTGAAAGAAGAAGCCCTGAAGGAGAATGCGTTGCTAGTGCAGATGCGATGTCTCATATAGATCAAGTTGCATCGCTTTTATATTTAGCTTATACCAAACATTGCATGACTATTGATGAAGGTAAAGCGTGGGTGTTAAGCAAGCTTGAAAGAAGTTGGAATAAGCTATGTCCTGAAGCAAGAGAAATAATACGTGAAGACTATTTATGCGCAAAGAAAATTCTTGAGTGA
- a CDS encoding metallophosphoesterase family protein — MRIAVISDIHGNSAALAAVMQDMQQQKIESIIFLGDLVMVGPEPKLVINALQEMNPMCWVKGNTDVWLEEMSGDWKPSTEKEMELYEYYRYASSWLNEEEVALIIGKPYTEVIKIIDKSILCVHGSPRAINETMDYRTPMEDLVQILEGVEEDIVVCGHSHVPYFEVINGKYLFNAGSVGKPLDGDNRATYGILSIQSGALPEFEIRRVNYQISEALKLAKDRNFPFPEKYMNILISGLL; from the coding sequence GTGAGAATAGCAGTAATATCAGATATACATGGCAATAGTGCGGCTTTAGCAGCAGTTATGCAGGATATGCAACAGCAAAAAATAGAGAGTATTATATTTCTTGGGGATTTGGTTATGGTTGGGCCTGAGCCCAAGCTTGTTATTAATGCTCTTCAAGAAATGAATCCTATGTGTTGGGTAAAAGGGAATACTGATGTTTGGCTTGAAGAGATGTCTGGTGATTGGAAGCCAAGCACTGAGAAAGAGATGGAGTTGTATGAATATTACAGGTATGCAAGTAGTTGGCTTAATGAAGAAGAAGTTGCACTGATTATAGGAAAACCTTATACAGAGGTAATCAAGATAATAGATAAGAGTATTCTATGTGTACATGGTTCACCGAGAGCGATAAATGAAACTATGGATTATAGAACTCCGATGGAGGATCTCGTTCAAATACTTGAAGGAGTTGAAGAAGATATTGTAGTCTGTGGACACTCACATGTACCATATTTTGAAGTGATAAATGGCAAGTATCTATTTAATGCAGGCAGTGTTGGAAAGCCACTAGATGGTGATAATAGGGCTACTTACGGGATTCTAAGCATACAATCAGGGGCTTTACCTGAGTTTGAAATAAGACGAGTTAATTATCAGATATCAGAAGCTTTGAAACTAGCAAAAGATAGGAATTTTCCGTTCCCAGAGAAATATATGAATATTCTTATTAGTGGGTTATTATAG
- a CDS encoding VOC family protein, translating into MKLNIDHLNRYVSKIEKFIEFYHNVLGYELIDRGKKENGMNYAILKGFNHELFISEKESFEANSENFRHIGYSVDNVDELLNEFKKKGYVEENLQIIIKQFSRQFYIKDPDGFEIDMIQWTDKDGFYEHMKAKKIK; encoded by the coding sequence GTGAAGCTGAACATAGATCATTTGAATAGATATGTCTCTAAAATAGAGAAGTTCATTGAATTCTATCATAATGTACTTGGCTATGAGCTCATTGACAGAGGAAAAAAGGAAAACGGAATGAATTACGCAATTCTTAAGGGCTTCAATCACGAGTTGTTTATTTCGGAAAAAGAAAGCTTTGAGGCGAATAGTGAAAATTTTAGGCATATAGGATATTCGGTAGATAATGTCGATGAGCTGCTTAATGAATTTAAGAAAAAAGGTTATGTGGAGGAAAATTTACAAATTATTATAAAGCAGTTTTCCAGGCAGTTCTATATAAAAGATCCTGATGGATTCGAGATAGATATGATACAGTGGACTGACAAGGACGGCTTTTATGAGCATATGAAAGCTAAAAAGATAAAATAA
- a CDS encoding NUDIX domain-containing protein, with amino-acid sequence MELWDVLDEDGNLTGKTIERGQSLKDGEYHLVVNIWIKNSKGEYLIQKRSEKVERWPGIWAATGGSAIKGENSSNAALREVKEELGISFKPDMLERVIRVKRKNVISDLWLACHDVDLKDIRMQKEEVSEVKYAGMREIFEMMASNEFFNYGQDYMSLLY; translated from the coding sequence ATGGAGTTATGGGATGTTCTGGATGAAGATGGCAATTTAACCGGAAAGACTATCGAAAGAGGTCAGTCGTTGAAGGATGGAGAGTACCATTTGGTAGTAAATATCTGGATTAAGAATAGCAAGGGTGAATATTTAATACAGAAAAGGTCAGAAAAGGTTGAACGATGGCCTGGTATCTGGGCTGCGACGGGTGGATCAGCAATTAAAGGGGAAAACAGCTCGAACGCCGCATTAAGAGAAGTAAAAGAAGAGCTGGGCATAAGCTTCAAGCCGGATATGCTGGAGAGAGTAATTAGGGTTAAACGAAAAAATGTCATATCCGATTTATGGCTGGCATGCCATGACGTCGATCTGAAAGATATCAGAATGCAAAAGGAAGAAGTTAGTGAAGTGAAGTATGCCGGTATGAGAGAAATATTCGAAATGATGGCTAGTAATGAGTTCTTCAATTATGGACAGGATTATATGAGTTTACTTTATTAA
- a CDS encoding DUF5680 domain-containing protein produces the protein MNLQNFRVEELKEFLVEAKKSTYAGDGQIIAPSRLGSKDLPYKKGDYYYLDSYLGSINFIGEEAVWYRDTPIWGMNYYGEMLVENIPDGFSKCLKGALLMLPLDSPFRGPHVYQSNEYRYECVWKGDMSSFCGEEFIYLEDNLIYELKFHGGYIK, from the coding sequence ATGAATTTACAGAACTTTAGAGTAGAAGAGTTGAAAGAGTTCTTGGTGGAAGCCAAGAAGAGTACTTATGCAGGAGATGGACAGATTATAGCGCCATCAAGACTGGGTTCGAAAGATTTACCCTATAAGAAAGGCGACTACTATTACCTTGACAGCTATTTAGGCAGCATTAACTTCATAGGTGAAGAAGCAGTGTGGTACAGGGATACTCCCATTTGGGGAATGAATTACTATGGTGAAATGCTGGTGGAGAATATACCTGATGGTTTTTCAAAGTGTCTTAAAGGGGCACTGCTCATGTTGCCTCTGGATAGTCCATTTAGAGGGCCACATGTCTATCAATCAAATGAATACAGATATGAATGCGTCTGGAAAGGGGATATGAGCAGCTTTTGTGGAGAGGAATTCATATATCTGGAAGATAATCTGATATATGAATTGAAGTTTCATGGAGGGTATATAAAATAG
- a CDS encoding ABC transporter ATP-binding protein codes for MILKGSESEKFMKRINTADHKEAQLIMAKFTGNFKHGNE; via the coding sequence ATGATATTAAAAGGCAGCGAGAGCGAGAAGTTCATGAAAAGAATAAATACTGCTGACCACAAAGAAGCCCAGCTTATCATGGCAAAGTTTACAGGAAACTTCAAGCATGGGAATGAGTAA
- a CDS encoding selenium metabolism-associated LysR family transcriptional regulator: MDFRQIEAFVYVVRYRSFSRAADAIYLTQPTVSSHISTLEKELGIKLIDRSGKEVEPTTAGNIFYDYANNLINIRDNALFTLNEFSKKIEGKVEIAASTVPAEYLLPRLMIGFRNIYNNISFAADQFDSKQVINELLEKKYELGMVGTIIENSKLEYHKLVEDRLVLATPCNKKYSAITSNTVPFDAIQNENFIYRESGSGTRQEFERIFMKHGINSTSIKIAAQFNSIDAIKQAVSHGLGVSIMSYISIEDYVRFDQIKAFDIEDFDLKRSFYIVTHKNRPLSPVNSVFLKYITEYYKC; this comes from the coding sequence ATGGACTTTAGACAAATTGAAGCTTTTGTATATGTGGTTCGATATAGGAGTTTTTCCAGAGCAGCAGACGCTATATATCTAACCCAGCCCACAGTAAGCTCCCATATAAGCACCTTGGAAAAAGAACTGGGAATTAAGCTGATAGATCGCTCCGGTAAAGAAGTCGAGCCAACAACCGCAGGCAATATTTTCTATGATTATGCCAATAATCTTATCAATATTAGGGACAATGCTTTATTCACGCTTAACGAGTTTTCAAAGAAAATTGAAGGAAAGGTTGAAATAGCTGCATCCACAGTGCCAGCTGAGTACCTTCTTCCAAGGCTTATGATAGGCTTTAGAAATATATACAATAATATTAGCTTTGCTGCTGATCAATTTGATTCAAAGCAGGTTATTAATGAGCTTCTCGAAAAAAAATATGAGCTTGGAATGGTTGGCACAATTATTGAAAACAGTAAGCTTGAATATCACAAGCTGGTGGAGGACAGACTGGTATTAGCTACGCCTTGTAATAAAAAATACAGTGCAATAACTTCAAATACAGTGCCCTTTGATGCTATCCAAAATGAAAACTTCATATATCGGGAATCCGGCTCGGGTACAAGACAAGAATTTGAAAGGATATTTATGAAGCATGGGATAAATTCCACCTCCATCAAGATTGCTGCCCAGTTCAACAGCATCGATGCTATTAAACAGGCTGTGAGCCATGGATTGGGAGTATCCATAATGTCTTACATAAGTATTGAAGACTATGTAAGGTTCGACCAAATAAAAGCCTTCGATATCGAAGACTTTGACTTGAAGAGATCATTTTATATTGTTACACATAAGAATAGACCTCTTTCGCCGGTCAATTCAGTGTTCTTGAAGTACATAACGGAATATTATAAGTGTTGA